Below is a genomic region from Spirochaetota bacterium.
GCGCATTCGCCCGGGCAGGGAGGCCATCCATGAACATCAACACCAGCGCAACCGCGCAGATAACCGATACAATCCAACGAATGAACGATATGCTCAAAATCTCCACGGAGATGCAGCTTGGTCTCGAAAACAAAATGATGAAGGCCGATGTCATTGCCCAGGAAGAGGGCAAGGGCGAGAACCTCGACGTGAGCGCCTGAATACTGCCGGGCCCCGGTCCGGAGGCATTGCGCCTGCAGCCGGTCCGGGGAATAACGCATCGCGAATCGGCCCCCGCCCCTGTCGATAACTGCCGCAACGCCTGTTCAAGGGCATGCACGGCGTCCATATGTACCAGACCAGGAATCGCGTTCGAGTAAGAATTTGCAAATCAGCCGTCACCCCTTCATGCACGGTAATTTTTCTCATGCAAAATTTCCTCCACTGCCGATGAAATTAATGTTGCACGTTACGCCGCGCCGAATCATATCATGCTACACTATTTCGATACAGGACCATGGCCACGATGACCCGATTACTGAACGTTCTGATACTGACCGCGTGCGCCGCAGGCGCGCTCGTCTCGCTCTCCCCCGCCCTCGACGCGGCGCAGGTGCAGGTGATCGTCTACCACACCTTCAACGGCAACGGGAAGAGCCCCTACGATTTCTCCGTACAGGAGATGCGGGAGCACATCGAAGCGCTGGAAGCGGACGGATTCGTATTCGTAAAAATGTCCGATCTTCTCGAAGGTAATATCGAGGGTACCAACAACATCCTGGTGACGATCGACGACGGGCACAAGACCGTGCTCGAGGCGTACCGGGAGGTGCTCAAGCCGCGCGGCATCAAGCCCCTGCTGGGCATCTACCCGAACATTATAAGCAAGAAAGAGGACGCGATGACCTGGGACGAGCTCAAGTCCCTGGTGGACGACGGCTGCGAGATCGCGGGACACGGCTACTACCACTTGTTCCTGAACGAGAAGCAGTACAAGAAGGATCTGGTCGAATTCAACAACGAAATCTTCAAGTCCAGGCTCATCCTCGAGGATAAACTGGGCGTGCGTGTGCTCACCTACGTGTACCCGTTCGGCGTGCGCTCCGACATGGCGGAATTCGCCCTGGGCATGGGGATGTTTCGCGGCGCCTTCACCATCGACTGGGGAATCACGAGCGTGCCGCTCTCCGCGAACAAGAATATCTACGCCCTGCCGCGCTACATGCTCGTGCGCAACAATTACAAAAATATTTTCGCGACGCTCAGGAAACGCGCCTTCATCGCCTCGGGCGCGGGCGCGAAGGACGCGCGGGGCCGCAACTAGAATCCGCCCGGGGCCTCGCTGTCCAGGGGCTTTTCCTTCATCGTCTCGAGAAGCGACGCCGCGTCGAACGGGTCGCCGTGGGAGGGGAATATTTTTTTCGCCCCCCGCCCTGAAAGTCGTTTCCACCCCTGGTATACCTGACCATAATCGTTCGCATAGATGGGACGGTGCGCGCACCCGCAGATACCCAGCATGTCCATCGCGAGGTCTCCCACGAAGGCATTCCCGTTCGCGAGTAAAACGCTGATCGAATCGTCGGTATGCCCGGGCGTGCTTAAAATCATCCCCTCCACCCCAATTCCCTTGAGAAATTCGGCGTCGTCGCCCCTTATAATCCGCATTCGGGTGTTTGCTTCCACGGGGGGAAAGCCGTGAGTCTTGTCATTTTTGAACAGCGCGGCGAACACGGTGAACGCCGCGAGCGTGCACCGGTTGAGCGGCTTCATCCTCATTTCGGGTTTCCCCTCGGAGAGAAAGGGAAACGCCTTTTCGTGAACGATAAGCGTCGCCCCCGACTCGCGAAGAAGCCGCGCGGCGAAACCGGAGTGATCGTCGTGATGATGCGTGAGCAGGAGGAAGCGAATATCGGCGATCCCAACGCCTTTCGTTCCCGATTCAAGGATGAACGCGTCATAATCCTTGTCGTACCCCGTATCGATGAGAAGATATCCCCCCGTACAGGGAAGCAGGTAGGAATTTGTAACGCCCCCGGCACGAACCGTCATCACCTCGTCCTTCCCCCCGCGCGCACCCCGTCACGGATATAATCGCGATGAGGCATGCAATCGCGATCCGCGTCGCGCATCTCCCTGATACCGTGTTCAGTCCCTTTCGCTTCCCGTCGTTCATAACACCCTCCTCCGTCCGTATGCATCGCACAAAATATTCTCCCCGCACCCGCGTTGTCCGGATTTCTCCAATATGTGATAGTTTTATCATATTTTGTCAACATTAATATGATATTTATATCATATTAATGTTGCTATCGCGGCCCGGCCGAACTATGCTTGCCCAAAACGGTTCTTGGCGAGGCGACAATGAGCGGGGACAGAGCGAAACGGGATACCAGGGTCCCTGTACAGAAAAGGGGGATCAGGACCAGGGAGCGGATACTCAAGGCGGCGGAGCGTCTTTTCGCGAAGAAGGGGTATCATGGGACCAACTCGAACGAGATCGCGGCGGCCGCGGGCGTTTCGACGGGAAGCTTTTACGCGTATTTCCCGGACAAGAAGCTTCTCTTTCTCGAAACGCTCAGGAAATACAATCAGGACGTGCGGGAAAAAATCATGGAGGGAACGCGGGAGGGCGAGCCCCCTGCTGAACCGGACGCCGGCAGGGCGCTGATACGCCGGCTTATCGGGCGCGCCCTGGCGGCGCATGAATTCAGCCCGGCGTTTCACCGCGAGGCGACTGCCATGATCTTCACGGATACCGACACGTTCAAATTGCAGGCGGGCGAGGACGCGCGGATAATCGATGCGCTCGCCTCCTCCCTGGCGCTGTACGCCGACTCATTCGGGATTCGCGACACGCGTTCGGCCGCCCTCGTCATTTTCCGCGCGACGGAGGGAGTCATTCACCACCTCCGCATGCACGATGAAGGGGAACGGGAATCCGTCCTGGAAGAGCTCGCCGTCATGCTCGAGCGCTATCTGCTGCCCGTCTGATCGCCGGAGAGTCGCTCAGTGTCTTCTCCATTCATGGTTATGGGTTTACCGAACCGAATCCGTTACTACTATTTCGACGCCGGCCGTTTTCATCTCTGCGACCGCTTTCTTGTGGATCTCCCCGCTCCGCGCGGCAATGGCGTCCTCCACGACAGTTACCGCGTAGTTCTTTTTGACCGCATCCAGCGCCGTGCTCTTTACGCATACGTTGCTTTGCATACCGACGATCATAAGGTACGTGACGCCGTTTTTGCGGAGAATATCCTCGAGCGGGGTTCCTATAAAGCTGCTGGGTTCGTGCTTGATAATGACCGTCTCGCCTTCTGCCGGCGTCACCGCACTATTGATTTCCGCGCCTGGTGTTCCGGGGACAAAGAATGGCGCGCCCGGTTTGTCGCTTTCATGCCGGACGTGAATCAAGGGGGCCATGATCGATCTGAAGCGCGCCAGCACAAGCTTCGCGACATCGGCCGCGTTCACGGCCTCAAACAGCTCGAACCTTCCGCCGGGGAAATAATCATTCTGAATGTCGATAATAAGGAGCGCCGTCTTTCCCGGGGACGCCTTACCCGTCCAATCCCGGCGGCTTACCGCCGGACACAGCGCCATAGCCACGAACCCAACTATCGACATTATCAACGGCATCCTGATCCAAAGATATTCCATGATATCCTCCCTGTGCTTGATTGATGGGAAAATGTAGCATTTCCCCATTCGGAAGGGAATTGCGGATCGGAAACATTGTTATGCGGATCGGAAATGGAGCTCGCGGTATTTGCGGGGGGTAAAGCGTGTATATTTCCTGAACATCCTTCCGAAATGCGCGATGTCGTTGAATCCTGCACGATACGCGATCTCCTGCACCGGGAGCCCGGTGTCCCTGAGAAGAAGGCAGGCGCTCTGTATCCTCTGGCGGTTAAGATACTCAATAGCGGGATAACCCGTCGCCTGCCGCATGAGCCGGTTCAGGGTGGTCTTATTGGTTTCGAACCTGCGGCAAAGATCGTCCACGAGGATCCTTTCGGTCATGTTGCATTGAATGAACCGGATGACCCTTCCGGAAATCGAGTCGTCGATTACCTGTACGCGTCCCGCACCGCCGGCCCTGTAGACCTTGAACATCAGGAAGACCAGCTCAAGCAGGTAGGACCGGCTGCGGCACGGCCAGAACCCGTCGCTCTTCCGGTGAAGCTCGCCTTCCAGGAGGGCGATGAGCGAGGCGGCCCTGTCAATAAGCGCGGGGCCCATGGGAATGAAGCCGGAATAGTCCGCAGATCTTTCGATGAAGGGGGAGAGGAAATCCCTGTCCAGCCGATCGGTCCGTGAAAGCGATCCGGGGTCGCCACGGATGTTTTCACAGGTCAGCGCTGCGTTGATCAATGACGGCCTGAAGAATACGCCGGCCCCCCTGATGCCGGTAGCGGATTCTATTTCCTGCCGCTCGTCCTCCCCGAAACAAAGGGCCCCGGGTGCGATCACTGACCAGCGCAGACCGGCCGCGCGCACCACCGCCGAACCCTGCGTAACGATAAGCAGCGCCAGGCAGCCCTCGCGGAAGATCCGAAGGTTCCCGGCTTCATTTATGCTGAATATCTCCGGCATGAGCGCACTCCGTTCATTATTATTGTATTATTCTATCATGATTGTACACAAAATGGCAAATTTTTCCCCTTTTCATTATTTTTACTGAAGTCGTGGCATAGATCCTGACTGATGAGGAAATCGTAGAGATATAGGAGACGAACTCTAATGAAGAAACAACGGAAACCTGCAGCAACCCTAAAGCCGCCCTTGCCATCGGGCGACCACACCGTGATAGAGGATTGGATTCGGCGAGTGATGCCGGATTTGCATCCTATCGTCAAGCGCTTGGAATTGATCTGCGAGAAGGTCCCCGAACTCCATTATGCCATAAAATGGGGAAAAGTATATTACGGGTTACCAGAACTCGGGTGGATCATTGAGATGGTCGCCTACGATATCTCCGTGAATGTCGTCTTTTTCGGCGGAGCGGAATTCGACCCTCCACCGCCGCTTGGCGCCGACGAACGGAGCAGATACGTCAAGTTGAAGACCATGGAGGAGGTGCAGAGGCCGGATCTGCACAATTGGATCGAGCAAGCGGGACGCGTGCGCGGCTGGAAATGATGTCGGCGCGCTGCCGCGCTACATGCTCGTGCGCAACAACTACAAGAACAT
It encodes:
- a CDS encoding AraC family transcriptional regulator, with the protein product MPEIFSINEAGNLRIFREGCLALLIVTQGSAVVRAAGLRWSVIAPGALCFGEDERQEIESATGIRGAGVFFRPSLINAALTCENIRGDPGSLSRTDRLDRDFLSPFIERSADYSGFIPMGPALIDRAASLIALLEGELHRKSDGFWPCRSRSYLLELVFLMFKVYRAGGAGRVQVIDDSISGRVIRFIQCNMTERILVDDLCRRFETNKTTLNRLMRQATGYPAIEYLNRQRIQSACLLLRDTGLPVQEIAYRAGFNDIAHFGRMFRKYTRFTPRKYRELHFRSA
- a CDS encoding DUF1801 domain-containing protein; translation: MPDLHPIVKRLELICEKVPELHYAIKWGKVYYGLPELGWIIEMVAYDISVNVVFFGGAEFDPPPPLGADERSRYVKLKTMEEVQRPDLHNWIEQAGRVRGWK
- a CDS encoding cysteine hydrolase, producing the protein MGKCYIFPSIKHREDIMEYLWIRMPLIMSIVGFVAMALCPAVSRRDWTGKASPGKTALLIIDIQNDYFPGGRFELFEAVNAADVAKLVLARFRSIMAPLIHVRHESDKPGAPFFVPGTPGAEINSAVTPAEGETVIIKHEPSSFIGTPLEDILRKNGVTYLMIVGMQSNVCVKSTALDAVKKNYAVTVVEDAIAARSGEIHKKAVAEMKTAGVEIVVTDSVR
- a CDS encoding MBL fold metallo-hydrolase, encoding MTVRAGGVTNSYLLPCTGGYLLIDTGYDKDYDAFILESGTKGVGIADIRFLLLTHHHDDHSGFAARLLRESGATLIVHEKAFPFLSEGKPEMRMKPLNRCTLAAFTVFAALFKNDKTHGFPPVEANTRMRIIRGDDAEFLKGIGVEGMILSTPGHTDDSISVLLANGNAFVGDLAMDMLGICGCAHRPIYANDYGQVYQGWKRLSGRGAKKIFPSHGDPFDAASLLETMKEKPLDSEAPGGF
- a CDS encoding TetR/AcrR family transcriptional regulator gives rise to the protein MSGDRAKRDTRVPVQKRGIRTRERILKAAERLFAKKGYHGTNSNEIAAAAGVSTGSFYAYFPDKKLLFLETLRKYNQDVREKIMEGTREGEPPAEPDAGRALIRRLIGRALAAHEFSPAFHREATAMIFTDTDTFKLQAGEDARIIDALASSLALYADSFGIRDTRSAALVIFRATEGVIHHLRMHDEGERESVLEELAVMLERYLLPV
- a CDS encoding polysaccharide deacetylase family protein, with translation MATMTRLLNVLILTACAAGALVSLSPALDAAQVQVIVYHTFNGNGKSPYDFSVQEMREHIEALEADGFVFVKMSDLLEGNIEGTNNILVTIDDGHKTVLEAYREVLKPRGIKPLLGIYPNIISKKEDAMTWDELKSLVDDGCEIAGHGYYHLFLNEKQYKKDLVEFNNEIFKSRLILEDKLGVRVLTYVYPFGVRSDMAEFALGMGMFRGAFTIDWGITSVPLSANKNIYALPRYMLVRNNYKNIFATLRKRAFIASGAGAKDARGRN